From the Mycobacterium sp. 155 genome, the window CCTCTTCGTCGGCGGGGATTCCTAGCGCTGCGCCCACGCCACAGCAGCTCCGCGGCGCTGATCCACGCGGCCCGGTATCGACCAGGCGTATTCATCCCCTGGAGTTGCCCTCTTCGTGGACGATTGGTGGACCAGAGTCACCATGGTCCGGGAGGTCACCATGTCCACCGTTTCGGGAACCCAGCCCGGCCAGCGCCAACTCAACGGCCCTCAGACCACCGGTCGCAACTACCGCAACCTCAGCGAACCGCGGTACGGCACCCGCCACGACCTCGACGTCGCGGTCGAGGTGCGGGACGGCACCACACTGCTCGCCGACGTGCACCGGCCCGACGCAGACGGCCGATTCCCCGCTCTGATCGCGGCATCGCCCTATCCACGCCAGATCCAAGATCTCGGGGCGCCCGCCGGTTTCATCGAGGCGGGCGCCACGGATTTCTGGGTGCCGCGCGGCTACGTCCATGTCATCGCGAACGTGCGCGGCACCGGGGGATCCGGCGGTACGTTCGGGTTCTTCGACTCCGCGGAACGCCGCGACATGCACGACCTCGTCGAGTGGGCGGCCGCCCAGCCGTGGTGTGACGGCAACGTCGGCATGATCGGGATCAGCTACTTCGCCATGACCCAACTCCAAGCCGCTGTCGAGCGGCCGCCGCATCTCAAAGCAGTCTTCCCGGTGGCCGTCACTGCCGACCTGTACGAGGCCGCGATGCACCATGGCCTTTGCAGCGCTTCGTTCGTGACGCCGTTTCTGTCGATGCTGGGCCTTACCGCCGAGCGCAGCGACCATGTGTGGCGGAGCCCACTGCTCGGCGGGCTCCGGCACCTCCTGACCACCCCGCGCATCCACCACAAGTTCGCCACGATGAACGGCGAGGCCGCGGTCACGATGATGCACGCGATGCTCAAACTGCCGCATGAGCCGCATCCGTGGGACGATCTGTGGCTCGACGTCGTCGTCAAACATCCCACCCGCGACGAGTGGTGGGAGGAGCGAAATCTCATACCGCTGCTCGAAACCGTCGACATACCGGTCTATCTCGGCTGTGACTGGGAGAATGCCCCATTGCACCTGCCGTCGACCTTCGCCACGTGGCAGGCGTTGTCCAACAGCCCGGCGGTCAGGATCGGCATGCTCGGTGAGTTCGGCCTGACCTGGCCGTGGGAGAGCCTGCACGTCGAGGCGCTTGCCTGGTACGACCACTGGCTCAAGGGCCGCGACACCGGCATCGTCGACGGACCGGCGGTCCGGTACTACCTACCGGGAGCCGACGAATGGAACACGTCCCCGTCGTGGCCGCCCGACTGCGAGCACCGGGAGTTGGCGCTGCGCGCCGACGGCACGCTTGCCGAGGACGAAGGTGCCTCGGGTGCCCGCGAGTTCATGGTTCTCGGCGGTGGTCTGGGACGGGCCCGGAGCAGTCCCATCGACCCGCCGGCGTCGCTGTCGTGGACCGGTGCACCGCTGGGCGCCGCGATCGACGTCGTCGGCGCCATCGAGCTGAGGCTGTTGGCCTCGGCCACCGCTGCCGACACCGCCTGGATCGCGACGCTGCAGGACGTCGCACCCGACGGCAGCGTCGAAGACGTCACCGCGGGATGGTTACGCGCCAGCCTGCGCGAGGTCGACGAAGCGGCCAGCCTGCCTGGTGCACCCGTGCTGCCCTGTCGGACGCCGGTCGCGGTGCCGATCGGGGAAGCCGTCACGTATCGAATCCCCCTGGTGCCCAATGCTCGTCGCTTCAAGACTGGTCATCGCATCCGGCTGGTGCTGACCGGTGACGACCAAGACCCAGACACACCGGCGATCATGAACTTCCGGCACGCGAGCGTCGGCACCAGCAGTCTGAACACTGTGCGATCGTCGTCGCGCCTGCTGCTGCCGGTGTTGGCCACACGCTGACAGGACCGGCCGCTGGGTTGGCGTGCAGGCTGCTGTCGCCTAACGCTGGGCGCCCTTAGAAGGGTGGGGGGTCGGCAGCGTAGCGGATGCGGTTGGATCTTCGTTCGGTTTCGATCCGGTAGGCCTTTTCTTGGGCGCGGGTGCGGCGACGGGTGGGCATGGCCAACCCGCGTGCCGGGATGTCCAATCGCGGGCGCTTCGGCAGGTTGAGGTCACCGGTCGGTGCCGATAGTTGCGGGAAGAACAGTGCCCCATGGGGTTTGGTGGTGTAGGTCCGTCCGGTTGGTGAGGTCCAGATGACCGTGCCGTCGGGGAGTTGTTGGTCGTTCCAGGTGGTGTAGAAGGTCTTCATCAAATGGTGAAAACGGCACAGGGTCTTCAGGTTTGAGGCGTGGGTTGGTCCGGCGGGGTAGGGCACCGTGTGGTCGATGTCGGCGTACTCGGCCGGGGTGTCGCATCCGGGGAAGCGGCAGGTCAGATCGCGGCAACGGATGAACTCGGCCAGTGCTGGTGACGGTCGGTAGTGCGGTTCGGCAGGGGAGGCGGCTGGGTGGGTCAGGGGTCGAATCTTGGCGTGGGTGGCCATTTCCCGCACGGTGTCGGCCGGGATGGGGCCGAGTTCGGAGGCGTAGCCGGGGGTGTCGCTGGCGGCGTCGAGCGTGGCGGGTTCGGCGAGCACGTGAATGACGAACGGGCTGATCGGCCTGGCGGCGTTCTCGGTGGCGGGGCAGTCGGGTAAACCGCACATACAGGGCATGGTGGTTTGGTATTCGGATAGGGCGCCGGTCGCGTCGGCGCGGCGTTGCCGTTTGGTGCGGGGGTCGTTGGGGCACACGGTGGCGGCGAGCTGGTCGAGGCGGTGGGTCAAGGCGGCCGCATCGGAGGCACGCAGGCTGCCCCAGATTTCGGTGACGCCGTTGCAGGGGGTGTCCATCTCGAGGTGACGGTCTTCGGCGGCGCTGCGGGCCACCCGCACGGCATCGGGATCGTGGGTGATGACCAGCCAGTCGAGGAGTTCGGCGATCTTCTTGTCGGATAGGTGGTTCCAGCCGGGCGCGCGGCCGGCCAGTTCGGTGTCGACGGTGCCGAGGATGTCGGGGTCGGTGATCAGCCCGGTGCGGTAGTCGATGATGGCAAACACTCGGAAGTCCAGATCGCCGGCAACAAAGACTTGGGCGAGTTGGGGCAGACGGTCGACGAGGGTCTTGCCGTAATTCATCTTGGTCAGGGCGCGGGCGCGGCTGATGCCCAGTTCGGCGGCCACCTCGGCGGCGACGACATCTAAGTCGTCGACGCACCAGAAGTCGTGTTTATCAGCCTCTTCGTCCATGCGCTGAATGGCGTAGGTGCCGATCGCGATGAGCTGTTCGGCTATCCCTGAACGCTCGGTGCGCTGGGCGCGGACGGCGGTGCCGAGGAGCTCCGACAATGCCATAGATTCGAACATATGTTCTATAGTACCCGTGCTCACCACTCTCTGTCCAGCAAATATCCTCGGGAGCAGCGCGCGCTGGCCCGGCTGTCGATTAGGGTTCGGGTATGGCGCCCGAGTATCCGGTGTCGATCCTCGGTGAAGACGAAAGCTGGCACCTGCTGGCCAGCGTGGCGCTCGGTCGCCTCGTCACGACGATCGGCACCAGAATCGAAATCTTCCCTGTCAACTTCGTCGTGCAGCGGCACACTGTGCTGTTCCGCACGGCCGAGGGCACCAAGCTGATCACCTCCATACTCAGCGACCGGGTGGTGTTCGAGGTTGACGACCACAACCTGATGAACGGCTGGAGCGTGATCGTGCGCGGTGCCGCCGAACTGTTGGAGACCCCGGAGGACATCGCCGCGGCCGAGCGGGCGCAGCTACTGCCCTGGACGGCGACCGTGAAACGTCGCTACGTGCGGATCACGCCTCACGAGATCTCCGGGCGTTACTTCGAGTTCGGCACTCAGCCCGACTGACCCGTCACACCCAGTACGGCACCCGCGCGCGGTACTGGCGCATCGCGACGGCCGCGAAGCCCCAGCCGATCACCGTGAGGGCAAGAACCACCACCCAGTGCCGCACCTCCTGGTCAGCGCCCAGCAACGGGGCCCGCACGATGTCGAGATAGTGCAGCAGGGGGTTCAATTCGACGATCTTGGCCCACGATCCGGCGCCCTGCTGCCGCAGCGTGGATTCGTTCCAGATGATCGGCGTCATGAAGAACAGCAGCTGCACCACCGAGCCCAGCAGCGGGCCGATGTCGCGGTAGCGGGTGGCCAGGATGCCGAAGCACAGCGACACCCACACACAGTTGAGCATGATGAGGCCCAGAGCCGGGATGGCCGCCAGATCAACCCATTTCCACGGCTTGGGAAAGACGATCGCGATCACCACGAAGATGACGATGTTGTGGGCGAACAGGATCATCTGCCGCCACACCAGCCGATAGACGTGAACCGACAGCGGTGTCGGCAACTGTTTTATCAGCCCCTCGTTGGCGATGAACACCTCGGAGCCTTCGAGAATGGACGCGTTGATCAGGTTCCAGAGGATCAGCCCGAGTGTGACGTAGGGCAGGTGCTCCTCGAGCGGCAGCTTGAACAGCTTCGAGTACAGCAGGCCCATCGCCACTGCCGTGGTACCGGTGGCGATCGTGATCCAGAACGGTCCGAGCACGCTGCGGCGGTACCGCTGCTTGATGTCCTGCCAGCCCAGATGAAGCCACAGCTCGCGTTTGCCGAACCCCTCGGTCAGATCGGCCCAGGCCCGGCTCATGGTCTTGGACTGCGCCGCCGCATCGGTGAACGTCATCGCCTATCTTTCCCGTCGCTTCGCTCGCCCCGAGGTTTTTTCCCGTCGCTTCGCTCACCCCGAAGGTCCATCCCGAACCTTTCGCGTCTACCCAAGCGCCGCAGGCGAATCCACTCGCGCAGCCCCGCGGGGTCGCGGCGGGACACCAGAAAGTACCAGCCGAACCGCAACCACTCCTGCGGAAGCAGTTTGCGCAGTCCCGGCTGGGAGAGCAGATAGCCGCGGTTGCGGTAGGTGAAAAACCGCTTGGTCTGGTCATCGGGGTACTGGGTGTGCATCCGTCCGCCCAGGATCGGTTTGAACTCGTCGGTGCCGCACGGGTGCAGGTACTTTGCGGTCAGACAGGTTCCGAATGGCAGCCCGGAGCGCACCAATCGGCGGTGCAGTTCGACCTCGTCGCCGCGGACGAACAGGCGCAGATCCGGAACGCCGACGGCCTCCACGGTGGCGGCCCGGAACAGGGCTCCGTTGAACAACGACGTGATGCCCGGCAGCAGATCTCCGGAAACGGTTGAGTCCTCGGTCTGCAGTTCTGACACCAGCCGGCGCCACACCAGACCGCGGCGCAGCGGGAAGGCCAGTCGGTCGGGATCGTCGAGGTTGCACACCATCGGTGAGACCTCAGCCAGGCAGTGCTGCTCGGCGCACGCCAGCAGGGTGGCCAGCACGGTGGAGTCGGCCGGGCGGCCGTCGTCGTCGGCCAGCCAGATCCAATCGGATCCCAGAGCCAGCGCGTGCAGCATGCCGAGTGCGAAACCGCCCGCACCGCCCAGGTTCCGGCGAGACCCGAGATAGGTCGAAGGCACCGGCTGCCCCGTCACCAGCTCTCGCACCGCGGGATCGTCGTCGTTGTCGACGACGATCAGATGATCCGGGCGACGTCGTTGGCCGACCACGGCATCCAGAGACTTCGCCAGCAGTTCGCGGCGCCGATGGGTGACCACCACCGCGCAGACTGTGTCAGGCTCCACGCGCGGTTTCCTCCAGCACCTCACGGACAGTGCGCGCGGCGTCGTCGCCCTCGTAGGCGCGGACGACCTCTTCGATGCCGCCGGCCATTTTGATCGTGCCGTGGTCGATCCACATAGCGGTCTTGCACAACCTGGCCAGGAACTCGTTGGAATGGCTTGCGAACACCAGGATTCCGGACCGCTCGACCAGACCCTGCAGCCGAGACTGTGCCTTCTTGAGGAAGTCGGCGTCGACCGCGCCGATGCCCTCGTCGAGCAGCAGGATCTCCGGATCGATGCTGGTGACCACGCCCATCGCGAGCCGTACTCGCATGCCGGTCGAGTATGTGCGCAGTGGCATCGACAGGTATTCGCCCAGCTCGGTGAACTCGGCGATCTCGTCGACCTTGGCCAGCATTTGCTTACGGGTCTGTCCGAGGAACAGCCCGCGGATGATGATGTTCTCGTACCCCGAGATCTCCGGGTCCATGCCGACGCCGAGGTCGAAGACCGGTGCCACCCGGCCGCGAACCGTGGCCGAACCACGGGTCGGCTCGTAGATACCCGAAAGCAGGCGCAGCAGCGTGGATTTCCCGGCGCCGTTGTGGCCGACCAGGCCCACCCGGTCACCCATCTCCAGCGACATCGTGATGTCGCGCAGCGCTTCGATGACGACGACGTTGGACTGGTTGCGCCCGATGGCACCGCCGGCTCTGCCGAGGAACGCCTTCTTCAGCGAGCGGGTCTTGGCGTCGAAGATCGGGAACTCGACCCACGCGTCACGCGTGGAAATATGCGGATCGGACAACGGCGGACCTACAGGTACTGCCCGGTGCCCGGGTGCGCGGACCCGCCACGCTGGCCGCCTGACCCGCCCGCACCCGGGGGCAGTGCGCCCTGGCGCATCTGTTCGAGCTGGGCACGCGCGGCCATCTGCTGCGCGAACAAAGCCGTCTGGATGCCGTGGAAGAGTCCCTCCAACCAGCCGACCAACTGGGCCTGGGCGATACGCAGCTCGGCGTCCGATGGGATGGAGTCCTCGCTGAACGGCAGCGTCAGCCGCTCCAGCTCCTCGCGCAGCTCGGGTGCCAGCCCGTCCTCCAGCTCGGAAATGCTGGTCCGGTGGATGTCGCGCAGCCGGTTACGGCTGGCGTCGTCAAGCGGAGCTGCCCGCACCTCTTCGAGCAGCTGCTTGATCATCGTGCCGATCCGCATCACCTTGGCCGGCTGCTCGACGAGGTCGGTCAGCGATTTGCCGTCGGCGTCGGCGTCAGCATCCGGATCGCCGGCGTTGCCGGCCAGGATCTCGATGTTGTCGTCGTCGGGGTTGATGGTCATGACCTTCCCGTCGTCTGTTGGTCTCCGCGCCAGCGGTAGATGCGGTCTTTACCGTCGTCGTAGATCTTCTCCCACGACTTCGACTTGTCTAGCGACACTAGCCCGTCCGGCATGGTGAACCCGCGCACCACCGGAGTGCTGGTCAATACGTACTTGATGTTGAGGGCCTTGACAGCCGCGGCAACGCGAGGATCGGTGTCAGCATCGTCGGCGTATGCCCAGAAAATGAACCGGTTGTACCCAGGGCCCTGCTGCACGGGGTAGTCGTAGTGGGTCCACAGCGGGTGCAGCCCGGCGATCGCGTACATCCACGCCGTGCCGTCGGTGTTGGCGTCGCCGATCACCGTGGTGTGCGCGTCGGGTAAACCGGCCAGGTAGGCGAACGCGCGCAGTTTGTGGTCGTCCACCATCACCGAGTCGTATTTGTCGCCGAACAGGAACCGGTGCCGCGGGAAGTAGTGCCAGGCCAGGCCCACCGAGACGGCGACCAGCACGACAGCAGCGGTGGCCCGGATCAGCGTTTGCCGCTGCGTCACGCGGCCCAGCAGCACCGTCAGGCCCAGCACCAGGGTGCACAGCCCGATTGCCGCCATCGGCGCGTAGAGCATGGTGACCACCGCGGACAGCCGGCGCGGGTCGCTGTAGAACAGGTCGCTGAACTTGCCGATGACGGTGCCTACCGGACCGCCGAACGGCGCGCCGGAATGCACGATCGACACGATCATCAGTGCCCAGATCGCCAACGGCCACCAGATTTTCCTGATCAACATGACCAGGGCACCGATGGCGGCGAGCGCGATCAGGACATTTTGGATCGGGTAGTCGTTGAGGTGGCGCGTGTGCTGCACCACGGCCGCGAACAGGGAGCGTTTGCGGCCCAGATGATTGACGAACGCGTGCCCGGCGATGATGTCGGCCTGGTCGGCGACGGTGAGGAACTGCGGCAACATGATCAGCAGGGTGGGTATCCCGACGATGAGCAGTGCCACGAAATCGGGTAGCCGGCCCCGCACCGGGTGCGGCAGGCAGTCCAACAGCCACCACGCACTGACCAGCAGCACGGCCACGACACCGCCCGTGATGTGTACCGAGAAGACCCCGACGAGCGCCAGGATCGCCAGCGGTATGCGATCCCGGTGCCGCAGGGTCGAGGCGACCAGGACGAAGGCCGGCACCGCCAGGCCGTAGGCGACCAGGTTCGGGACAGCCGCGACATCGAACTCGACGTAGGGCACCGCTGTGAACGATGCCGACAACGCAGCCGCCGTCGCGGATACCACCGCCGTACGCCACTGGCAGGTGAGCGGGCGCACGATCTTCCAGGTCAGCATCGCGGCGCTGAGCGGGAACAGCCACACCGACGCGGCGACCGTGCTCACGGTATAAGCGGTGGTCGCCGCGGCCCCGGTCACCTGGCTGTACACCGCGGCCAGGGCGTGGAAAGCCGACGGGTAATACAACACATCGTGGGTCTCAACATTGCGCAGCTCACCCATGTGCGTAGGGGAGGCCTGCCCGGTGTCGAGGATGAACCGCACGGTGTTGGCGTGCCACACCGAGTCCCACGTGCTCGGCGCGGACTGCCAGTGCACCACCCCCGCCGCAGCCGCCCACATGATCAGCAGGGCACCCAGCACGACGCCCGCGCCAACGATCAGAGCCGGCCCCGTCGAGGGCGCCAACTGCTCGGTGTCGCGGTCCCGAAACCGCCCCAGCACCATCCGCAACCCCGCTGCAGCCGCAGCGGTGATGGCCACAGCAAACAGTGCCGACCACTCGTTCCATGGCACCCCAATGGCGCCGAACGGGACGATGAACAGCGCAACGATGCCGTAGGTCAGGGCCGGGCCCACAGCCACGGCTACCGGCAGGCTGAGGCCGCCGGCTCGTGCGGTCAACGACCCGGGGATCACTAGCAACAACAGTGCAACTAGCACCCCGAACCCGAAGCCCACTGGACTAGTATGGCTGCCCAGGGCGACTCGGTCCTGCGCGGCCTACGTGGCCGAAACACGCGGTCGGGCGCCCACCTCGATTGTCTCGGTTTGTCATATTTGCGAACGCTCTAAGGTGGCTGGCATGGCTTACGACGTCGCCCGGGTGCGTGGTCTGCATCCCTCCTTGGGCGACGGGTGGGTGCACTTCGACACCCAGAACGGCATGTTGGTTCCCGACGCAGTCGCGACGACAGTCTCGACGGCGTTCCGTGGCTCCATGCCGACGACGGTCGGTCCCCACCCGTCTGCCCGCCGCAGCGCTGCCGTGCTCACCGCGGCCCGCCAGGCGGTCGCTGATCTGGTCAACGGGGATCCCCGCGGTGTGGTGCTCGGGCCCGACCGTGCGCACCTGCTGACGGCGCTGGCCGAGGCCTCCTCGGCCCGGGTCGGTCTGGGCTACGAAGTGGTGGTGACGCGCCTGGACGACGAGGCCAACATCGCTCCGTGGCTGCGGGCGGCGAATCGTTATGGCGCCAAGGTGAAGTGGGCCGAGGTCGATATCGAGACCGGCGAGCTGCCGTCCTGGCAGTGGGAAGGGCTGATCGAGAAGCCCACCCGGCTGGTGGCGATCGCGTCGGCGTCGTCGGCCGTGGGAACTGTCACCGACCTGGGGGAAGTGACCAAACTGACCCACGAGGTCGGAGGCCTTGTGGTGGTCGACCACTCGGCTGCCGCGCCGTACCGGTTGTTCGATCTCGACGAGGTCGACGCGGACGTCGTCGCACTGAACGCCGTCGTGTGGGGCGGCCCTCCCATCGGCGCCCTGGTGTTCCGGGATCCGTCGATCATCGACTCGTTCGGTGCGGTGTCGCTGAACCCGGACGCCAGCGGACCGGAGCGTCTCGAGATGGGCGTGCATCAGTACGGTCTGTTGGCCGGTGTGGTGGCCAGCGTCGAATACCTGTCCAACCTCGACGAGGCGGCGACGGGCACGCGGCGCGAAAGGCTTGCGGTTTCAATGCAATCCGCAGCGTCGTACCTGAGCCGGCTGTTCGACTACCTACTGTCCTCGCTGCGCTCGTTGCCGCTGGTGATGGTGATCGGCCACCCTGAGGCGCACATTCCGGTGCTGAGCTTCGCGGTGCGCGACGTGCCGGCCGAACGGGTGGTGCAGCGGCTGGCCGACAACGGCATCCTGGCGGTCTCCAACACCAGCTCGCGACTGCTCGACGTGATCGGGGTCGACGACATCGGCGGCGCGGTGACAGTGGGGCTGGCGCACTACTCGACCATCGCCGAGGTCGATCAGCTGGTGCGTGCCCTGGCGTCGCTGGGCTAATTTGTGCTCCTCGCGTGCGCGGGCTGATCTGTGCTCCTCGCGTGCGCAGGCTAGTTTCCTACACCCGCAACAGCACTTTCCCGGCTACTTCGCCGGAAGCCAGCAGCCGGTGGGCGCGCTGCGCCTGTTCAATAGGCAGCTCCGCGCCGATGACCGGGCGCACCCGCCCGTCGGCGAC encodes:
- a CDS encoding ABC transporter permease, with translation MTFTDAAAQSKTMSRAWADLTEGFGKRELWLHLGWQDIKQRYRRSVLGPFWITIATGTTAVAMGLLYSKLFKLPLEEHLPYVTLGLILWNLINASILEGSEVFIANEGLIKQLPTPLSVHVYRLVWRQMILFAHNIVIFVVIAIVFPKPWKWVDLAAIPALGLIMLNCVWVSLCFGILATRYRDIGPLLGSVVQLLFFMTPIIWNESTLRQQGAGSWAKIVELNPLLHYLDIVRAPLLGADQEVRHWVVVLALTVIGWGFAAVAMRQYRARVPYWV
- a CDS encoding cysteine desulfurase-like protein — protein: MAYDVARVRGLHPSLGDGWVHFDTQNGMLVPDAVATTVSTAFRGSMPTTVGPHPSARRSAAVLTAARQAVADLVNGDPRGVVLGPDRAHLLTALAEASSARVGLGYEVVVTRLDDEANIAPWLRAANRYGAKVKWAEVDIETGELPSWQWEGLIEKPTRLVAIASASSAVGTVTDLGEVTKLTHEVGGLVVVDHSAAAPYRLFDLDEVDADVVALNAVVWGGPPIGALVFRDPSIIDSFGAVSLNPDASGPERLEMGVHQYGLLAGVVASVEYLSNLDEAATGTRRERLAVSMQSAASYLSRLFDYLLSSLRSLPLVMVIGHPEAHIPVLSFAVRDVPAERVVQRLADNGILAVSNTSSRLLDVIGVDDIGGAVTVGLAHYSTIAEVDQLVRALASLG
- a CDS encoding glycosyltransferase yields the protein MEPDTVCAVVVTHRRRELLAKSLDAVVGQRRRPDHLIVVDNDDDPAVRELVTGQPVPSTYLGSRRNLGGAGGFALGMLHALALGSDWIWLADDDGRPADSTVLATLLACAEQHCLAEVSPMVCNLDDPDRLAFPLRRGLVWRRLVSELQTEDSTVSGDLLPGITSLFNGALFRAATVEAVGVPDLRLFVRGDEVELHRRLVRSGLPFGTCLTAKYLHPCGTDEFKPILGGRMHTQYPDDQTKRFFTYRNRGYLLSQPGLRKLLPQEWLRFGWYFLVSRRDPAGLREWIRLRRLGRRERFGMDLRGERSDGKKPRGERSDGKDRR
- a CDS encoding pyridoxamine 5'-phosphate oxidase family protein; amino-acid sequence: MAPEYPVSILGEDESWHLLASVALGRLVTTIGTRIEIFPVNFVVQRHTVLFRTAEGTKLITSILSDRVVFEVDDHNLMNGWSVIVRGAAELLETPEDIAAAERAQLLPWTATVKRRYVRITPHEISGRYFEFGTQPD
- a CDS encoding HNH endonuclease signature motif containing protein; this encodes MFESMALSELLGTAVRAQRTERSGIAEQLIAIGTYAIQRMDEEADKHDFWCVDDLDVVAAEVAAELGISRARALTKMNYGKTLVDRLPQLAQVFVAGDLDFRVFAIIDYRTGLITDPDILGTVDTELAGRAPGWNHLSDKKIAELLDWLVITHDPDAVRVARSAAEDRHLEMDTPCNGVTEIWGSLRASDAAALTHRLDQLAATVCPNDPRTKRQRRADATGALSEYQTTMPCMCGLPDCPATENAARPISPFVIHVLAEPATLDAASDTPGYASELGPIPADTVREMATHAKIRPLTHPAASPAEPHYRPSPALAEFIRCRDLTCRFPGCDTPAEYADIDHTVPYPAGPTHASNLKTLCRFHHLMKTFYTTWNDQQLPDGTVIWTSPTGRTYTTKPHGALFFPQLSAPTGDLNLPKRPRLDIPARGLAMPTRRRTRAQEKAYRIETERRSNRIRYAADPPPF
- a CDS encoding ABC transporter ATP-binding protein; protein product: MSDPHISTRDAWVEFPIFDAKTRSLKKAFLGRAGGAIGRNQSNVVVIEALRDITMSLEMGDRVGLVGHNGAGKSTLLRLLSGIYEPTRGSATVRGRVAPVFDLGVGMDPEISGYENIIIRGLFLGQTRKQMLAKVDEIAEFTELGEYLSMPLRTYSTGMRVRLAMGVVTSIDPEILLLDEGIGAVDADFLKKAQSRLQGLVERSGILVFASHSNEFLARLCKTAMWIDHGTIKMAGGIEEVVRAYEGDDAARTVREVLEETARGA
- a CDS encoding DUF6541 family protein gives rise to the protein MGFGFGVLVALLLLVIPGSLTARAGGLSLPVAVAVGPALTYGIVALFIVPFGAIGVPWNEWSALFAVAITAAAAAGLRMVLGRFRDRDTEQLAPSTGPALIVGAGVVLGALLIMWAAAAGVVHWQSAPSTWDSVWHANTVRFILDTGQASPTHMGELRNVETHDVLYYPSAFHALAAVYSQVTGAAATTAYTVSTVAASVWLFPLSAAMLTWKIVRPLTCQWRTAVVSATAAALSASFTAVPYVEFDVAAVPNLVAYGLAVPAFVLVASTLRHRDRIPLAILALVGVFSVHITGGVVAVLLVSAWWLLDCLPHPVRGRLPDFVALLIVGIPTLLIMLPQFLTVADQADIIAGHAFVNHLGRKRSLFAAVVQHTRHLNDYPIQNVLIALAAIGALVMLIRKIWWPLAIWALMIVSIVHSGAPFGGPVGTVIGKFSDLFYSDPRRLSAVVTMLYAPMAAIGLCTLVLGLTVLLGRVTQRQTLIRATAAVVLVAVSVGLAWHYFPRHRFLFGDKYDSVMVDDHKLRAFAYLAGLPDAHTTVIGDANTDGTAWMYAIAGLHPLWTHYDYPVQQGPGYNRFIFWAYADDADTDPRVAAAVKALNIKYVLTSTPVVRGFTMPDGLVSLDKSKSWEKIYDDGKDRIYRWRGDQQTTGRS
- a CDS encoding bacterial proteasome activator family protein encodes the protein MTINPDDDNIEILAGNAGDPDADADADGKSLTDLVEQPAKVMRIGTMIKQLLEEVRAAPLDDASRNRLRDIHRTSISELEDGLAPELREELERLTLPFSEDSIPSDAELRIAQAQLVGWLEGLFHGIQTALFAQQMAARAQLEQMRQGALPPGAGGSGGQRGGSAHPGTGQYL
- a CDS encoding CocE/NonD family hydrolase; protein product: MSTVSGTQPGQRQLNGPQTTGRNYRNLSEPRYGTRHDLDVAVEVRDGTTLLADVHRPDADGRFPALIAASPYPRQIQDLGAPAGFIEAGATDFWVPRGYVHVIANVRGTGGSGGTFGFFDSAERRDMHDLVEWAAAQPWCDGNVGMIGISYFAMTQLQAAVERPPHLKAVFPVAVTADLYEAAMHHGLCSASFVTPFLSMLGLTAERSDHVWRSPLLGGLRHLLTTPRIHHKFATMNGEAAVTMMHAMLKLPHEPHPWDDLWLDVVVKHPTRDEWWEERNLIPLLETVDIPVYLGCDWENAPLHLPSTFATWQALSNSPAVRIGMLGEFGLTWPWESLHVEALAWYDHWLKGRDTGIVDGPAVRYYLPGADEWNTSPSWPPDCEHRELALRADGTLAEDEGASGAREFMVLGGGLGRARSSPIDPPASLSWTGAPLGAAIDVVGAIELRLLASATAADTAWIATLQDVAPDGSVEDVTAGWLRASLREVDEAASLPGAPVLPCRTPVAVPIGEAVTYRIPLVPNARRFKTGHRIRLVLTGDDQDPDTPAIMNFRHASVGTSSLNTVRSSSRLLLPVLATR